From the genome of Papaver somniferum cultivar HN1 chromosome 2, ASM357369v1, whole genome shotgun sequence, one region includes:
- the LOC113350845 gene encoding zinc finger BED domain-containing protein RICESLEEPER 2-like produces the protein MFRHYEWYELEIQFVVRCVAHVLALVVKDAVLLYHKSISRIRSVIKYVTCSPSRLAKFKECAALEKIDCKKMVFLDVKTRWNATYLMLEAAIPYEKVFKRLEREDKSFRDKYIFKEYECEALPNTDDDTVVIDSEDYFLSSSSESECKGDVTKTKNRKKKNKPRHHAPYAADWSYARSLVKCLKIFFDATVKFFASIQVTTHEFLWQLALIHEQLFRLRVIGNRDYHISRMAEVMFRKYNTYWGDYEDMNYVLFFSKLLDPREKESGLKFDLECLYEQDDFRVGTVLKTVKQDMGKLYEEYNTMYSNANVEEGTGSTTVAGVDDMVVCVQEENIEDMLESRKKRRRMNVHSNHPKSELESYLLDDCETSTGDFDILAWWQDNSTKYKVLSLTVKDILEIPVSSVASESAFSTGKRILTPWISSLSGRTVETLLCMQSWLQKPICLDFICDYVPYDNANIEEDILGKDED, from the exons ATGTTTAGACATTATGAATGGTATGAGCTTGAAATTCAGTTTGTT GTAAGGTGTGTTGCGCATGTTCTTGCGCTTGTTGTTAAAGATGCGGTGTTGTTGTATCACAAGTCAATTAGCAGGATCAGATCAGTTATCAAATATGTTACATGTTCTCCCTCTAGGTTAGCCAAATTCAAAGAATGTGCTGCTCTTGAGAAGATTGATTGTAAGAAGATGGTTTTCTTGGATGTGAAGACCAGATGGAATGCTACATATCTGATGCTTGAAGCTGCCATTCCATATGAAAAGGTCTTTAAGAGGTTAGAAAGAGAAGATAAGAGCTTTCGAgataagtatattttcaaagaatatGAATGTGAAGCTTTACCTAATACTGATGATGACACTGTTGTAATTGATAGTGAAGATTATTTTCTTAGTTCATCTAGTGAGTCTGAATGTAAAGGAGATGTAACTAAAACGAAGAATAGGAAGAAAAAGAACAAGCCCCGTCATCATGCTCCATATGCTGCAGACTGGTCATATGCTAGGAGTCTTGTGAAATGTTTAAAGATCTTCTTTGATGCTACTGTTAAGTTCTTTGCTTCAATACAGGTTACTACACATGAATTTTTATGGCAGTTGGCTTTGATTCATGAACAGTTGTTTCGTCTTAGAGTTATAGGAAACCGAGATTATCATATTTCTAGGATGGCAGAAGTAATGTTTCGAAAGTACAACACATATTGGGGGGATTATGAAGATATGAACTATGTTCTGTTTTTTTCTAAGTTGCTTGATCCTCGAGAGAAAGAGTCTGGTTTGAAGTTTGATCTTGAATGTTTGTATGAGCAAGATGATTTCAGGGTTGGAACTGTTTTAAAAACTGTGAAACAAGATATGGGAAAACTTTATGAAGAGTACAACACCATGTATTCAAATGCCAATGTAGAGGAAG GTACTGGGTCAACAACTGTTGCAGGTGTAGATGACATGGTAGTTTGTGTGCAAGAAGAGAACATTGAGGATATGCTTGAGTCGAGGAAGAAAAGGCGAAGAATGAATGTTCACTCTAATCATCCAAAGTCAGAACTTGAAAGTTATTTGCTTGATGACTGTGAAACATCTACCGGGGACTTTGATATTCTGGCTTGGTGGCAGGATAATAGTACCAAGTATAAGGTACTATCACTCACGGTGAAGGATATTTTGGAAATACCAGTGTCCTCAGTTGCTTCTGAATCTGCATTCAGTACCGGAAAGCGCATTCTTACTCCATGGATAAGCTCGCTATCTGGAAGGACAGTTGAAACACTTCTCTGTATGCAAAGTTGGTTGCAGAAACCCATTTGTCTTGATTTCATATGTGACTATGTACCATACGACAATGCCAACATTGAAGAAG ACATTTTGGGAAAGGATGAGGATTGA